Proteins encoded in a region of the uncultured Methanobrevibacter sp. genome:
- a CDS encoding GIY-YIG nuclease family protein, whose product MSKNNKCGIYYIQNTVTKQYYIGQSRNLKVRMKVHFNSLRKNKHFNKHLQNSFNKYGKEKFESGVLEYCDKSELDELEIRYIDLYDARENGFNIREGGVDAPIMERIKIDDKLLKNLYLLESTSEDLALMFGCSSGTINNRLKEIFSEEELDNLKYKKRYDGNVARIDFNEDLLEELYLKGYSCVEIGEIYDCGHAAVARRMQNIFGEEWDALKKTGKEPVKQELSDKARYELKRIELKKELDDRQLEVNELYEQYGLTDEILDEQVEINTLRHEYNITDESKVIFHGFVQ is encoded by the coding sequence ATGAGTAAAAATAACAAATGTGGAATATATTATATTCAGAATACTGTAACTAAACAATATTATATTGGTCAATCCAGAAATTTAAAGGTTAGAATGAAGGTACATTTTAATTCATTGAGAAAAAATAAGCATTTTAATAAACATTTGCAAAATAGTTTTAATAAATATGGAAAAGAAAAATTTGAAAGTGGAGTTTTAGAATATTGTGATAAATCTGAACTTGATGAATTGGAGATAAGATATATTGATTTATATGATGCCCGTGAAAATGGTTTTAATATTCGAGAGGGAGGGGTAGATGCTCCCATAATGGAAAGAATTAAAATAGATGATAAGTTATTAAAAAATTTATATTTATTGGAGTCTACTTCTGAAGATTTGGCATTAATGTTTGGATGCAGTTCAGGAACAATTAATAATAGATTAAAAGAGATATTCTCTGAAGAAGAATTGGATAATTTGAAGTATAAAAAGAGATATGATGGGAATGTTGCTCGTATAGATTTTAATGAAGATTTATTAGAAGAATTGTATCTAAAAGGATATTCATGTGTTGAAATTGGTGAAATTTATGATTGTGGCCATGCAGCTGTAGCTCGTCGTATGCAAAACATATTTGGTGAAGAATGGGATGCCCTAAAAAAAACAGGAAAAGAACCTGTTAAACAAGAATTAAGTGATAAAGCAAGGTATGAATTAAAAAGAATAGAGTTAAAAAAGGAATTGGATGATAGACAGTTAGAAGTAAATGAATTATATGAGCAGTATGGTTTAACAGATGAAATCTTGGATGAACAAGTTGAAATTAATACTTTAAGACATGAATATAACATAACAGATGAATCAAAAGTTATTTTCCATGGTTTTGTCCAATGA